From the Lysobacter soyae genome, the window GCTGCCACCCGTGCCGACCACAACGACGCCGGCGCCACCCACGACTTCCGGTCCGGTCGCGGCCGTAATCGACGCCAACGACGCGCGTGAACCGACGGTGGACGACGCGAAACGTTTGATTGAGGACTATTACGCAGCCGTCAACCGCGGTGCTTACGACAGTGCGTATCGCATGTGGTCGAACAACGGCCAAGCCAGCGGCAAGACCTTGCGTGATTTCACCAATGGCTATGCGGATACCGCAAGCGTCAGTGTCAGCTTGGGCGATCCGGGTCGGGTAGATGCCGGCGCCGGTCAGCGTTATATCGTGCTGCCCGTTCGTATCGTCGCGCGTCAACGTGATCAGTCGACCAAGGAATTCCAAGGCAGCTATACCCTGGGCCGCACGGTTGTCGACGGCGCAACATCTGCGCAGAGAAATTGGAGCATTCGCTCCGCCAGCATCGACACAGTGCGCCCCTGATTCCGACGAAAAAAGAGGCCGCGTTGCGGCCTCTTTGACTTGAACAGCGCGCGTTATTTGCGCTTGGCGACTTTCTTTTTCTTTTCGGCTTTTTTCTCGCCTTCTTTGGGCTGCAACATCGTGCCGGTGCAATTTTTGCAGCCGCAGCGGCAGCCCCACAATTTCTTCAACGCCGGCGTATGCGGCTCATCCAACGTGATGCCGTAGTTGTACGTCAGTTCTTCGCCGGGGCGGATATCACGAATCGCCTCGATGTAGACCTTGTCCTTGTGGCGTTTGCCTTTCTCGTTTTCGTCGAGCACCGCTTCGCAGTTCGGTGAGCAGCTGTGATTGATCCAGCGCGCGACATTGCCTTCCTGATTGGCATCGATCACATACTCATCGTTGAGTGTGAACAAGAAGGTGTGTCCGTCTTCCTCGACCTGACCGTATTCCTCATCAACCTCCGCATGTGTGCGCAAAGCGCCCTTATAACGGACCACGCGTTCGCCCTTGGCGATGGCTTCGGTGGCGAACACGCCATTACCGTGAATATCCGACTCGCGACGCTCAATCTTCTTATGCTTCTTTGCCATGCGATGCTGCCCTTGGTGGAACAGCGAGTATAAGGTGCGCCGTTGCGCGACTGGTTGCACGGAAGTTGAATGCAGCACGGTCAATCCGTACAATATTGGTCTGTTATACGACCCGCCGCCCAATGCTCCGCATCGCCCGACTCACCGATTACGCCACCGTCGTCATGACGGTCCTGGCGGAAGCACCCGACGCGGTGCTGAGTACCACCGAGCTTGCGGAACGTGCCGGCCTCGAAGCCACCACCGTGGCCAAGGTGCTCAAGCCGTTGGCACAAAGCGGACTGGTCGAAGGTTTTCGCGGCAGTGCCGGTGGCTACAAGCTGGCGCGCGACGCCCATCGCATATCGTTGGGTGACGTGGTCGAAGCCATGGAAGGACCGTTAGCCATGACCGAATGCTGCAGCCAACAATCCGGCTGCTCGATCGCGCAAGGCTGTCGCTCGCGTCATGCCTGGCAGCGGGTCAATCATCTGATCGCCGACGCATTGCGGGCTACTCCGCTGTTGGCGTCCGAAGGACAACACAAATGAACACGCGTAACGCAGAAATCACCGAACAACTCGGTCGCCGCTACGAAGCGGGCTTCATCACCGAGATCGAATCGGAATCGTTGCCGCCCGGCTTGAACGAAGACATCATCCGCGCCTTGTCGGCAAAGAAAGACGAGCCGGAATGGATGACCGAGTGGCGCCTGCAGGCCTTCCGCCATTGGCTGACCATGGACACGCCGGAATGGGCCTATCTCAACATTGCGCCCATCGACTTCCAAGCCATCAGCTACTACTCGGCACCCAAAGCCAAATACAACTCGCTTGATGAAGTGCCGCAAGAGCTCCTCGATACCTACGACAAGCTGGGTGTGCCGCTGCATGAGCGGGCGAAGCTCGCCGGCGTCGCGGTGGATGCCGTGTTTGATTCGGTCAGTGTCGGCACCACGGTCCACAAGGAGTTGGTCGAGCGCGGCATCATTTTCTGCTCGATGTCCGAAGCGATCAAAAACCACCCGGATCTGATCAAACAATATTTGGGCACGGTTGTACCGGTCGGCGACAATTACTTTGCCGCGCTCAATTCCGCCGTCTTCTCCGACGGCAGCTTCGTCTTCATTCCGGAGGGCGTGAAGTGCCCGATGGAACTCTCGACCTATTTCCGCATCAATGCCGGCCACACCGGTCAGTTCGAGCGCACCTTGATCGTCTGCGAAAGCCGCGCGCAAGTGAGCTACCTGGAAGGCTGCACCGCACCGATGCGCGACGAGAACCAATTGCACGCCGCTGTGGTGGAGCTGGTCGCACTCGAAGATGCCGACATCAAATATTCGACCGTGCAGAACTGGTATCCCGGCGATGAAAACGGCGTCGGCGGCATTTACAACTTCGTGACCAAACGCGCGGAATGCCGCGGTGACCGCAGCAAGGTCACTTGGACCCAAGTGGAAACCGGCTCGGCCATCACCTGGAAGTATCCGAGCTGCGTATTGAAAGGCGACGACAGTGTGGGTGAATTCCATTCGGTTGCACTCACCCATCACCGTCAGCAAGCCGATACCGGCACAAAGATGATCCACGTGGGCAAACGCACCAAGTCAAAGATCGTCAGCAAAGGCATCAGCGCCGGCCATGGTCAAAACACCTATCGCGGCCTGGTCCGGGTGGAAAGCGGTGCCGAAGGCGCGCGTAACCATACCCAATGTGATTCGCTTCTGATCGGCAAGCATTGCGGTGCGCACACGTTCCCTTACATCGTGGCCAAACACCCCAGCGCCACCATCGAACACGAAGCCACCACGTCGAAGATCAGTGACGACCAATTGTTCTACTGTCGTTCGCGCGGTATCGGCGAAGAAGACGCCGTCTCCATGATCGTCGACGGTTTCTGCCGCCAAGTTTTTCGCGAGCTGCCGATGGAATTCGCCGTCGAAGCCAAGAAGTTGTTGGAAGTCTCGCTCGAAGGTGCGGTGGGCTAAGCGCCCACGGCATCTCGCACTCTCATCCGGAGCACATACACCATGTTGTCCATCGAAAACCTACACGCCCGCGTCGAATCGCGGGAAATCCTCAAAGGTCTTCAGCTCGAAGTGAAGCCCGGCGAAGTGCACGCCATCATGGGCCCCAACGGTGCCGGCAAATCCACGTTGGGCAATGTGCTCTCAGGTCGTGACGGCTATGAAATCACCGAGGGCTCGGTGCAATTCGAAGGCCGCGATCTGCTGGCATTGGAACCGGAAGAACGTGCCGCGCTCGGCGTGTTTCTGGCGTTCCAATACCCGGTGGAAATCCCGGGCGTCAACAACACGTATTTCTTGCGCACCGCCTTGAATGCACAACGCCAAGCGCAGGGCAAACCGGCATTGGACTCGGTCGAATTCTTGAAACTGGTGCGCGAAAAAATCAAAGTGCTGCACTTGCCCGATACCTTGTTGGCACGGGGCGTCAACGAAGGTTTCAGCGGCGGTGAAAAAAAGCGCAACGAGATTTTCCAACTCGCGGTGTTGGAACCCAAGCTTGCGATCCTTGACGAAACCGACAGCGGGCTCGATATCGACGCGCTCAAAGCGGTGGCAGATGGCGTCAACGCCCTGCGCTCGCCGGACCGCTCTTTCATTGTGATCACCCACTATCAACGTCTGCTCGACTACATCAAGCCGGATGTGGTGCACGTCTTGGCGGACGGTCGCATCGTTGAAACCGGTGGTCCCGAGCTCGCGCTGGAATTGGAAGCGCATGGCTACGCCTGGATTAAAGACCGGATCGGTCCGACGGCAGTGTCGACCCCATGAGCGCACTGCTTGAAAGCCTGACGCAACCGCAGAATCCGCTGAGTTCGGAAACTCGGCTGCAAGCGATCCGCAATGCCGGATTGCCAGGGCGCCGCGAAGAAGCTTGGCGCACCACGGCGCTGCGCGCCTATGAACGCCGCAGCTTTGCCGCAGCGACAACGCCGTCGGTGGACGCTGCGGATATCGCCCATATTCCGGCGCCGCGCGTGGTGTTTGCGAATGGCCATTACGTGGCGGAGCTCAGCGATCTGAAAGGCAGCGAGGGCCAGTTGTCGATTGCGGTCGGTCCCGGCAACAACGCTTACCAAATTGAATCCTCGCCCGCGCGTTTCCTTGAAGACATCGTCGAAGCCCAAAACGGCCAAGGCTTGAATGTCACCGTCCTAGCCGGAAAGACGGCCCATCTGCATTGGGTCAATCTCGCTCAATCTGCCGAGGCGGATGTGGTCTGGCACGCCCAACACCATGTGCAAGTGATGGAGGGCGCCAAGCTTTGCCTCATCGAGCACCATGTGGGCAACGCAGGCGCCTCGCATCTGTCGAATAGCGTGTGCACCTTGCGTTTGGATGCCAACGCGCAGTGTGAGCACCTGCGCGTGCAAACGCTCGGCGCCGCCATGCTCAGCTTCACCAGCACGCATGCCAGTTTGGAACGCGGCGCGCACTACCGCCGACTCGACCTTGAATTCGGCGCGGCCCTGGCGCGGCATGTCTTGGATGTGGAACTGCGTGGCGAAGACGCTTTTTGCGAGGCACACGGTGTTGCCGTCGCCAGTGACAAGCAACATCTGGACACGCGTTTGAATGTCAGCCATATCGGCAAGAACGCCCGCTGCGATTTGCGCTGGCGCGGTATCGCCAATGGTCGCTCGCGCATCATCACGCATGGCGGCATCCGCATCCGGCAAGGCGCCGACGGCAGTGATGCCGCATTCAATTCCCGCAACATCTTGCTGTCCAATACCGCGACGGTCGAATCACAGCCGGTGCTTGAAATCCACGCTGATGAAGTCAAGGCCGCGCACGGCTCGACGGTCGGACAACTAGATAGCAACGCCCTGTTCTATTTGCGCGCACGCGGCATCCCGGAAGAAAAAGCGCGGGCGATTCTCACGCGCGCTTTCGGCAATGAAGTGATCGACTTGATTGAAGACAGCGTCTTGGCAGAGGCCGCCAATGCCGCTTTGGCCACGGCGATGCGGGAAAAGACCTTGTGAGCGACCGGGACTGGCAAGCCATTCGGGCGGATTTTCCGTTGCTGTCGCGCACAGTAAACGGCAAGCCGCTGCGCTACTTCGACACCGCCAACACCAGCCAGAAACCTGCGGCAGTGATTGAAGCGACGGATGACTTCTATCGCCAACACAATGCCAATGTGAGCCGCGCGGTCCATACCTTGGGCAGCGAAGCGACGGAAGCCTACGAGGACGCACGAAAAGCCATTGCCGCGTTCATCGGCGTGCCGGCAAACACACTGATTTTGACCAGTGGCACCACTTTCGGCATCAACTTGGTGGCCTATGCGTGGGCACTGCCGCGATTGACCGCCGGTGACCGCATTCTGGTCACGCGCATGGAGCACCACGCCAATATCGTGCCCTGGCAGTTGATTGCCGAACGCACCGGCGCCCGTATTGAGGTTGTGGATTTGCTGCCGGATGGCAGCTTGGATCTTGCCGGCCTCTATGCCGCGATGAACGATACGGTGAAACTGCTGGCACTGACACACGTCAGCAACGTCTTGGGCACGGTGAATCCCGTTCAAGCCATCTGTCGCGAGGCGCGCAAGCACGGCATCACGACCTTGGTGGACGGTTCGCAAGCATTGCCGCATATGCCGGTCAACGTTGCCGCATTGGGGTGTGATTTCTATGTGGCCACCGGACACAAGCTCTGCGGCCCCACCGGCACCGGCGTGCTCTGGGGACGCAAAGAACTTCTGGATGCCATGCCGCCTTTCATCGGTGG encodes:
- the sufB gene encoding Fe-S cluster assembly protein SufB; translated protein: MNTRNAEITEQLGRRYEAGFITEIESESLPPGLNEDIIRALSAKKDEPEWMTEWRLQAFRHWLTMDTPEWAYLNIAPIDFQAISYYSAPKAKYNSLDEVPQELLDTYDKLGVPLHERAKLAGVAVDAVFDSVSVGTTVHKELVERGIIFCSMSEAIKNHPDLIKQYLGTVVPVGDNYFAALNSAVFSDGSFVFIPEGVKCPMELSTYFRINAGHTGQFERTLIVCESRAQVSYLEGCTAPMRDENQLHAAVVELVALEDADIKYSTVQNWYPGDENGVGGIYNFVTKRAECRGDRSKVTWTQVETGSAITWKYPSCVLKGDDSVGEFHSVALTHHRQQADTGTKMIHVGKRTKSKIVSKGISAGHGQNTYRGLVRVESGAEGARNHTQCDSLLIGKHCGAHTFPYIVAKHPSATIEHEATTSKISDDQLFYCRSRGIGEEDAVSMIVDGFCRQVFRELPMEFAVEAKKLLEVSLEGAVG
- a CDS encoding cysteine desulfurase, yielding MSDRDWQAIRADFPLLSRTVNGKPLRYFDTANTSQKPAAVIEATDDFYRQHNANVSRAVHTLGSEATEAYEDARKAIAAFIGVPANTLILTSGTTFGINLVAYAWALPRLTAGDRILVTRMEHHANIVPWQLIAERTGARIEVVDLLPDGSLDLAGLYAAMNDTVKLLALTHVSNVLGTVNPVQAICREARKHGITTLVDGSQALPHMPVNVAALGCDFYVATGHKLCGPTGTGVLWGRKELLDAMPPFIGGGEMIKEVRFEGTIFNDVPAKFEAGTPNIAGHVGLGAAVRYLSGIGMAEIQARESELLAYATEQLAKIDGLRIFGTAPDKAAIISFAVEGAHAHDLATLLDLEGIAVRSGQHCAHPLMQFLGVSATCRASIAFYNTHEDIDALAAAIIKVRKLLQ
- a CDS encoding SET domain-containing protein, producing MAKKHKKIERRESDIHGNGVFATEAIAKGERVVRYKGALRTHAEVDEEYGQVEEDGHTFLFTLNDEYVIDANQEGNVARWINHSCSPNCEAVLDENEKGKRHKDKVYIEAIRDIRPGEELTYNYGITLDEPHTPALKKLWGCRCGCKNCTGTMLQPKEGEKKAEKKKKVAKRK
- the sufC gene encoding Fe-S cluster assembly ATPase SufC, encoding MLSIENLHARVESREILKGLQLEVKPGEVHAIMGPNGAGKSTLGNVLSGRDGYEITEGSVQFEGRDLLALEPEERAALGVFLAFQYPVEIPGVNNTYFLRTALNAQRQAQGKPALDSVEFLKLVREKIKVLHLPDTLLARGVNEGFSGGEKKRNEIFQLAVLEPKLAILDETDSGLDIDALKAVADGVNALRSPDRSFIVITHYQRLLDYIKPDVVHVLADGRIVETGGPELALELEAHGYAWIKDRIGPTAVSTP
- the sufD gene encoding Fe-S cluster assembly protein SufD; its protein translation is MSALLESLTQPQNPLSSETRLQAIRNAGLPGRREEAWRTTALRAYERRSFAAATTPSVDAADIAHIPAPRVVFANGHYVAELSDLKGSEGQLSIAVGPGNNAYQIESSPARFLEDIVEAQNGQGLNVTVLAGKTAHLHWVNLAQSAEADVVWHAQHHVQVMEGAKLCLIEHHVGNAGASHLSNSVCTLRLDANAQCEHLRVQTLGAAMLSFTSTHASLERGAHYRRLDLEFGAALARHVLDVELRGEDAFCEAHGVAVASDKQHLDTRLNVSHIGKNARCDLRWRGIANGRSRIITHGGIRIRQGADGSDAAFNSRNILLSNTATVESQPVLEIHADEVKAAHGSTVGQLDSNALFYLRARGIPEEKARAILTRAFGNEVIDLIEDSVLAEAANAALATAMREKTL
- a CDS encoding SUF system Fe-S cluster assembly regulator; protein product: MLRIARLTDYATVVMTVLAEAPDAVLSTTELAERAGLEATTVAKVLKPLAQSGLVEGFRGSAGGYKLARDAHRISLGDVVEAMEGPLAMTECCSQQSGCSIAQGCRSRHAWQRVNHLIADALRATPLLASEGQHK